In Perca fluviatilis chromosome 14, GENO_Pfluv_1.0, whole genome shotgun sequence, a genomic segment contains:
- the cth1 gene encoding cysteine three histidine 1, producing MFETSSDELFLPSYQDEELVDNLLSGEESDGGEGLSLARALLPLVEASSPPLIPWVCSTRYKTELCTSYATTGLCKYAERCQFAHGLHELHVPFRHPKYKTELCRSFHTTGYCYYGSRCLFVHNPTEQRPALRRRKNVPCRTFCSFGVCPFGTRCNFLHVEGSDVGGGLESPDVVQEKPAPVSRPLLQPQTKEWKPRGALCRTFSSFGFCLYGTRCRFQHGLPSKIKTSEQTHGGSFFSQLSAGSSGVPSPTSLFISTSPMSSTSSSPPSASPLPTPPAEATAHNAFTFSSQHLSDLLLPLALHLQQLESSKAQEIWDNRAL from the coding sequence aCCAGTAGTGACGAATTGTTCCTGCCCTCCTACCAAGATGAGGAGCTGGTGGACAACCTGCTGTCCGGTGAGGAGTCGGATGGCGGTGAAGGGCTCTCCCTGGCTAGGGCCCTGCTCCCCCTGGTAGAGGcatcctcccctcccctcaTCCCCTGGGTCTGCTCCACCCGCTACAAGACTGAGCTCTGCACCAGCTACGCGACTACTGGTTTATGCAAGTATGCCGAGCGCTGCCAGTTTGCCCACGGCCTCCACGAGCTTCATGTTCCCTTCCGCCACCCGAAGTACAAGACTGAGTTATGCCGCAGCTTCCACACCACCGGCTACTGCTACTACGGAAGCCGCTGTCTGTTCGTCCACAACCCCACTGAGCAGCGCCCTGCCCTGCGCCGCCGCAAGAATGTTCCCTGTCGCACCTTCTGCTCCTTTGGAGTTTGTCCATTCGGCACCCGCTGCAACTTCCTGCATGTGGAGGGCAGCGACGTCGGCGGCGGTCTGGAGTCTCCAGACGTCGTCCAGGAGAAGCCTGCGCCCGTCTCCAGACCCCTGCTCCAGCCACAGACCAAGGAGTGGAAGCCACGCGGCGCTCTGTGCCGCACCTTCAGCTCTTTCGGTTTCTGCCTGTACGGCACACGCTGCCGCTTCCAGCACGGCCTCCCCAGCAAGATCAAAACCTCAGAGCAGACCCACGGAGGGTCCTTCTTCTCCCAGCTGTCGGCTGGCAGTTCAGGTGTACCTTCCCCCACCTCCCTCTTCATCTCCACCTCGCCGATGTCTTCCACCTCGTCTTCTCCTCCGTCAGCCTCCCCTCTCCCCACCCCGCCTGCGGAGGCCACAGCCCACAACGCCTTCACCTTCTCCAGTCAGCACCTGAGTGACCTGCTGCTGCCCCTGGCCCTCCACCTGCAGCAGCTGGAGAGCAGCAAGGCCCAGGAGATCTGGGACAACAGGGCACTCTAA
- the taf6l gene encoding TAF6-like RNA polymerase II p300/CBP-associated factor-associated factor 65 kDa subunit 6L, protein MADREERRFAEVSRESVKLMAESAGVELADDVAALLAEDVCYRLREATQSSSQFMRHAKRRKLTVEDFNRALRWSKVEAICGYGAQDALPFRSAKEGELFFIEDRDINLVELALATNIPKGCAETMVRVNVSYLDGKGNLEPQGTVPTAVQSLSDDLLKYYQQITRAILGEDPHLMKVALLDLQSNSKIAALLPYFVYVISGVKSVSHDLEQLNRLLHMVKSLVQNPYLYLGSYVRSLVSSVMYCILEPLAASINPLNDHWTLRDYAALLLSHIFWTHGDLVSGLYHQILLSLQKVLSDPVRPLCSHYGAVVGLHALGWKAVERVLFPHLPAYWANLQAVLDDYSVSNAQVKADGHKVYGAILVAVERLLKMKALSLSQPAEGGSGGQPGSVGGAMGYRVSSPGLSPPPEPLSEAALGIASHLQAGGAGCPWEEWTPVPLPAMYCELYSFFGDSLAVRFSTGPGFGSFPPCALAHSDGARKEPPGPASNPDTTRKMPQLTANLNISPRQDGSPRTDPPPPSLAATGSGRSLARSSSVQRSRSSSSRSGQRSAGPSRDVFPKARFTSPQTGLPVFSFLIGGRQMGRRCQGRRPFQTTFAPTPPLSAVTPRAYAHKLPVIGRVGKPVRRWACSHYSLHLPL, encoded by the exons ATGGCGGACCGGGAGGAGCGCCGCTTCGCCGAGGTTTCCCGGGAGTCTGTCAAACTCATGGCCGAGAGTGCAGGCGTGGAGCTCGCCGACGATGTGGCTGCTCTGCTGGCTGAGGACGTGTGTTACCGGCTCAGGGAGGCAACGCAG AGCAGCTCTCAGTTCATGAGACATGCCAAGAGGAGGAAGCTGACAGTGGAGGACTTTAACAGAGCTCTGCGCTGGAGCAAGGTGGAG GCCATATGTGGCTACGGGGCCCAGGATGCTCTTCCTTTCCGCTCAGCGAAAGAAGGAGAGCTTTTCTTCATTGAGGATCGGGACATCAACCTGGTCGAGTTGGCTCTGGCCACCAACATTCCCAAGGGCTGTGCTGAGACCATGGTGCGAG TAAACGTGTCTTACCTGGATGGGAAGGGCAACCTGGAGCCTCAGGGGACAG TTCCCACAGCGGTGCAGTCTCTGTCAGATGACCTGTTGAAGTACTACCAGCAGATCACACGGGCCATCCTGGGAGAGGACCCCCACCTCATGAAG gtggCTCTGCTGGACCTCCAGTCCAACTCCAAGATTGCTGCCCTCCTGCCATACTTTGTTTATGTCATCAGTGGG GTGAAGTCAGTAAGCCATGACCTGGAGCAACTCAACAGGCTCCTCCACATGGTGAAGAGCCTGGTTCAGAACCCGTACCTGTACCTGGGCTCGTACGTGCGTAGCCTGGTCTCCAGCGTCATGTACTGCATCCTGGAGCCGCTGGCCGCCTCCATCAACCCGCTCAACGACCACTGGACCCTCAGGGACTACGCAGCCCTGCTCCTCAGCCACATCTTCTG GACTCATGGCGATCTGGTGAGTGGTCTGTACCATCAGATCTTGCTGTCGCTCCAGAAGGTTCTGTCTGACCCGGTGAGGCCGCTCTGCTCCCACTATGGAGCTGTGGTGGGGCTTCATGCTCTGGGATGGAAG gctgttGAGAGAGTGCTCTTCCCTCACCTCCCTGCGTACTGGGCCAACCTCCAGGCTGTGCTGGATGACTACTCCGTTTCCAACGCCCAGGTCAAAGCAGATGGACACAAGGTGTACGGAGCCATCCTG GTGGCAGTGGAGCGCCTGCTGAAGATGAaggctctgtctctgtctcagcCAGCGGAGGGGGGCTCCGGGGGTCAGCCGGGCTCTGTGGGGGGGGCTATGGGTTACAGGGTGAGCTCCCCTGGCCTCAGCCCCCCCCCTGAGCCTTTGTCGGAGGCCGCCCTGGGAATCGCCAGCCACCTTCAGGCGGGCGGGGCCGGCTGTCCCTGGGAGGAGTGGACCCCGGTCCCTCTGCCCGCCATGTACTGCGAGCTCTACTCCTTCTTCGGAGACAGCCTGGCGGTCCGGTTCAGTACCGGGCCCGGCTTCGGCAGCTTCCCTCCCTGCGCCCTGGCCCATTCCGATGGCGCCAGGAAGGAACCCCCCGGCCCTGCCTCCAACCCTGACACCACCCGAAAGATGCCTCAGCTGACTGCCAACCTCAACATCAGCCCCCGACAGGACGGGAGTCCACGCACCGATCCGCCCCCCCCCAGCCTGGCAGCTACCGGGTCAGGAAG GTCCCTGGCTCGCTCCTCCTCCGTGCAGCGCTCCAGATCTTCCTCGTCCCGTTCGGGCCAGCGTTCAGCCGGTCCGTCTCGGGACGTTTTCCCCAAAGCTCGCTTCACCTCTCCTCAGACGGGACTTCCCGTGTTCTCCTTCCTCATCGGCGGGCGGCAAATGGGTCGCCGTTGCCAAGGCCGCCGCCCCTTCCAGACCACTTTTGCCCCGACTCCACCCCTCTCTGCCGTCACACCGCGTGCCTACGCCCACAAACTGCCCGTCATCGGCAGGGTGGGAAAACCTGTGCGCCGCTGGGCGTGTTCCCATTACTCCCTTCACCTGCCTCTCTAG
- the kcnk7 gene encoding potassium channel, subfamily K, member 7 gives MAQLVSSLGLFCQVNAFACLLLSYLLFILLGAVVFTAVEGPLEKQLRAEMEDVRGSFLRENPCVQPGRLSQLLERALAAHQNDVAVLKAEAEDTRYDFTSSLYFVIVTLTTMGSDSYTPKSDEAKLFCIFYCALGIPLTLFLLTLLSDLLLPVVTHAPVHHLHTYWGWSYSQAAMLNSALLSVLVLSLLFFLPALLVCLLEPDWSFLDALFFCFVILSTVGQGGNSLGRNWGPAAKETLQLLTTCYLLVGLVVIITLRDTVLQVPRVCAVMRLFSGPQYAELECDLSELTLSEENCEDEPEYSQSICTISSTPLELMSDRPAVAHTGTST, from the exons ATGGCCCAGCTTGTGTCTTCCCTGGGTCTGTTCTGCCAGGTCAATGCGTTCGCCTGCCTGCTTCTCAGCTACCTGCTCTTCATCCTGCTGGGTGCCGTGGTGTTCACGGCGGTGGAGGGGCCGCTGGAGAAGCAGCTGCGAGCCGAGATGGAGGACGTGCGTGGCTCCTTCCTGCGGGAGAACCCGTGCGTGCAGCCGGGCAGGCTGAGCCAGCTGCTGGAGAGAGCTCTCGCCGCTCACCAGAACGACGTAGCCGTTCTAAAGGCCGAGGCTGAGGACACACGCTACGACTTCACATCATCACTCTACTTTGTCATTGTCACTCTGACCACCATGG gtTCTGACTCTTACACCCCCAAATCAGACGAAGCCAAGCTCTTCTGCATCTTCTACTGCGCCCTGGGGATCCCCCTCACCCTGTTCCTCCTCACCCTCCTGTCcgacctcctcctccctgtggTCACCCACGCTCCTGTCCATCACCTGCACACCTACTGGGGTTGGTCCTACAGCCAGGCCGCCATGCTCAATTCCGCTCTCCTCTCTGTGCTTGTCCtgtccctcctcttcttcctcccagCCCTGCTGGTCTGTCTGCTGGAGCCAGACTGGAGCTTCCTGGATGCTCTTTTCTTCTGCTTCGTCATCCTGAGCACCGTCGGGCAGGGAGGAAACTCTCTGGGGAGAAACTGGGGCCCAGCAGCCAAGGAGACGCTCCAACTCCTCACCACAT gTTACCTGCTGGTGGGCCTGGTGGTGATCATTACCCTTAGGGATACTGTCCTGCAGGTTCCCCGGGTCTGTGCGGTGATGAGGCTCTTCTCCGGTCCGCAGTATGCAGAGCTGGAATGTGATCTCAGTGAACTGACGCTGAGTGAAGAAAACTGTGAGGATGAGCCTGAGTACTCTCAGTCCATCTGTACCATTTCCTCCACTCCATTAGAGCTGATGTCAGACCGGCCCGCTgtcgcacacacaggcacaagcACCTGA